CGAAATTATCGAACAACCGAAAATGGTGGATAAGCAACCGGATATCGACTATTGGCTGGACAAAAGCCGATTGGGTAGCAAACCCCAAGCAACCATTAGCTTTACCAAAAAATTGTTAGACACACCCTTATTAAGGGAAAATTTAAAACAAGACCCAATGCTGAAGAGTTTATCTGTGATTGGCCGGCCAAACGCCACTAACTATAAAGTTACACCCCAAGAAGGGCAAAAATTACATGAGATAATTCATTCAGCCATTTAATATTTAATCACTATTCAAAACTTTACACACAAAATTATGAGTTTTACTAGAGCGCCGAATGATGTCATGGGGCCGGTGGGTTTTATGAGGCCGGTGGAATTGAGAGCGCCGGTGGAACTCCCAGAACCCTTGGATGGGGTGAGACAGACGGATGTTTGAGGGCCGGGGGATGTTTGGAGGCCGGGGATCTGTTAGGGGCCGGTGGCTGTTTGGGAGCCGGTGAACTGACGGGGTGACAAGTGTCTTGAAAGCTTTTACTGGCAAGGGATTGAGCCACTTGAGGTAAAAAGAGGTAGTTATTCACAGCCGGCGTTACAGGCATTTTTGTCAACAATGGCTTTCTAAGCGCGACTATTCATTTAATGATTAGATTTAGGAGGCGTAGGTAACAGAGGAGTTTTTTTGGATGCTAGAGCCTGAAAGTCTGGCGTTAGAAGGCTTTGAGAAAAATTGTCATCCCGTAAGCCCACCGGCACCACCAACTTCCCCAACACCTTGAGCCACATCGGAGTCCCTGGATGTAATAAAGCCGGTGAATCTGACTACACCCTTGGATGTTCACGGGCCGGTGAATTTCGAGAGCGTCGGGGATATTGAGAGGCCGGTGGTAGTTGGGGAGCTGGTGAATTTTGAGAACTCGGTTTTCACGCTGAGACTGGTGGACGTGAGAGAGCCGGTGGGACTCTAGGGGCGGGTGAATCTGTCAGGGCCGGTTAAAATTTCTCCCCCGGCTTCCCAGATTGTTGACGGTGAATCTGCCAAGGCCGGTGGATCTGCTAGAGGTCGGTGAATGGGGCCATACGAATGAATGTTTAATTAAGTACCGTGTGTCGCACCGGCTCTAAAGGTTTAGAAAAGCTAGAGTGGAATAAATTCTACGCTTGTTAGGGCGAGTTTGTTACTCAAAAATCTTCGACCTAAAAGTGTGAGGAGTGTTAAACAATTAACATGACAAGTAAATTAGGGTTATGAAGCAACCGCCAATTTCAGCAAGATCGATTCCAGCACCGGCCGGTAAGACAATATATCCAGAACCATTCGCTTCCCTTGTTCAAGGACGGCAAAAGCGAAAGTTGGGAGAATATTTTGGGTTGACTAATTTCGCAGTTAATTTAACCCATCTCTCCCCCGGTGCAATTTCTGCACTTGCTCACAGCCACTCAAAGCAAGAAGAATTTATCCTAATA
This genomic stretch from Ancylothrix sp. D3o harbors:
- a CDS encoding EVE domain-containing protein, with the protein product MKYWLFQGNPKYYRLGDAIRDSEQMPWLVTRYVNEMAVGDGVLIWQAGEKAGIYATAEIIEQPKMVDKQPDIDYWLDKSRLGSKPQATISFTKKLLDTPLLRENLKQDPMLKSLSVIGRPNATNYKVTPQEGQKLHEIIHSAI